Proteins co-encoded in one Thermochromatium tepidum ATCC 43061 genomic window:
- the gnd gene encoding phosphogluconate dehydrogenase (NAD(+)-dependent, decarboxylating): MHIGMIGLGRMGANMARRLLRAGHHCVVYNRNPAKAQALVDEGAIAINDLAEFRARLEPPRHVWLMVPAAAVGGVIEDLIPHLEPGDALIDGGNSHYRDDLVHAERLRPLGLHLVDCGTSGGVWGLERGYCLMIGGEPEVVERLDPIFAALAPGMGTIPRTAGRSGPPSRAEQGYLHCGPTGAGHFVKMVHNGIEYALMGAYAEGFNLLRHAGIGREDRAQDAETAPLAHPEHYRYDIPIAEVAEVWRRGSVIASWLLDLTANALHEDPSLSAFGGRVADSGEGRWTALAAIETGTPAPLLTTALYERFSSRGEGDFAHQLLSALRYQFGGHQESAKD; this comes from the coding sequence ATGCACATCGGCATGATCGGTCTGGGACGCATGGGTGCAAACATGGCGCGACGTTTGCTCAGAGCTGGGCATCACTGCGTCGTCTATAATCGCAATCCGGCCAAGGCCCAGGCCCTGGTCGATGAGGGCGCCATCGCCATCAACGACCTGGCCGAGTTCCGCGCCCGACTGGAGCCACCGCGCCATGTTTGGCTGATGGTGCCGGCAGCGGCCGTGGGCGGCGTCATCGAGGACCTGATCCCCCACCTGGAACCGGGCGATGCCCTGATCGATGGCGGCAACTCGCACTATCGTGACGACCTGGTCCATGCCGAGCGCCTGCGTCCACTGGGTCTGCATCTGGTCGACTGCGGCACCAGCGGCGGCGTCTGGGGCCTAGAACGCGGCTACTGCCTGATGATCGGCGGCGAACCCGAGGTCGTTGAGCGGCTCGATCCGATCTTCGCCGCGCTTGCACCCGGAATGGGTACGATCCCGCGTACCGCCGGGCGTTCGGGCCCACCGAGCCGCGCCGAACAGGGCTATCTGCACTGCGGGCCCACGGGTGCCGGGCACTTCGTCAAGATGGTCCACAACGGTATCGAATACGCACTCATGGGCGCCTATGCCGAGGGCTTCAACCTGCTGCGCCATGCCGGCATCGGACGCGAGGATCGCGCCCAAGACGCCGAGACCGCCCCGCTCGCCCATCCCGAGCACTACAGGTATGACATCCCGATCGCCGAGGTCGCCGAGGTCTGGCGGCGCGGGAGCGTCATCGCCTCCTGGCTGCTCGATCTGACGGCCAATGCCCTGCACGAGGATCCCAGTCTCAGCGCCTTCGGCGGCCGGGTCGCAGACTCGGGCGAGGGCCGTTGGACGGCCCTGGCCGCGATCGAGACTGGCACCCCTGCCCCACTGCTGACCACGGCGCTCTACGAACGCTTCAGCTCACGCGGCGAGGGTGATTTCGCCCATCAGCTCCTGTCGGCACTGCGCTATCAGTTCGGCGGGCACCAGGAATCCGCCAAGGATTGA
- a CDS encoding lytic transglycosylase domain-containing protein — MRPSALNVKLAWALPVSVSLLLMAGCASHNLESLSDHIGQQSPRDYGDSHTFPVPPELQDNVDFWRHVYGIWGRGEVAIHDDEYLGIVYEVTRIPGPIQASYSESQSAWLKERLDHHRSRLAALEQRVRDNQPLSDDDKALLEKFKQAGGSVAAVYGASERVRAQRGIREKFRRGLEISGRYDQAFREIMRRHGVPEDLAFLPHVESSFQANARSSVGAVGIWQFMPETGRQYNMNVNAQIDDRFDPILAADGAARYLAAAYRQLGSWPLAITSYNHGKGGMANAKNQYGNDIGRIVKEYKGPAFGFSSRNFYAGFIAAREVASHAERYFPEGIRYEQPWNYDRIVLRDSMPVDHLAQHYGTSKQQLAELNLHWRDPVIKGEADLPAGTTVWLPAGTTRRIASLPPPFTKPVVIARTEPKTPPVATPAAIRTAVAKTTPTTKPITSSKTSVAANTKPKTRYHVVQPQETLYRVAIQNGITVEELRKLNKMRPDDNKITPGQRLIVGL, encoded by the coding sequence ATGCGACCAAGTGCCCTGAACGTCAAGCTCGCTTGGGCCTTGCCTGTTTCAGTCAGTCTGCTGCTCATGGCTGGCTGTGCGAGCCACAATCTCGAATCGCTGTCCGACCACATAGGCCAACAGAGCCCGCGTGACTATGGCGACAGCCACACCTTCCCGGTGCCGCCGGAGCTCCAGGACAATGTGGACTTCTGGCGCCATGTCTATGGCATCTGGGGGCGGGGCGAGGTTGCCATCCACGACGACGAATATCTGGGCATCGTCTATGAGGTCACCCGGATTCCAGGGCCGATCCAGGCCAGCTACAGCGAATCCCAGAGCGCCTGGCTGAAGGAGCGCCTGGATCATCACAGATCCAGGCTTGCCGCCCTGGAACAGCGAGTACGCGACAACCAACCGCTGTCGGACGACGACAAGGCGCTGCTGGAGAAATTCAAGCAGGCCGGTGGCAGCGTCGCCGCCGTCTACGGTGCCTCAGAGCGCGTGCGCGCCCAACGCGGCATCCGCGAGAAGTTCCGCCGCGGTCTGGAGATCAGCGGACGCTATGATCAGGCCTTCCGCGAGATCATGCGCCGTCACGGCGTCCCCGAGGACCTGGCCTTCCTGCCGCACGTCGAATCCTCTTTCCAGGCCAATGCGCGTTCGAGCGTTGGCGCGGTCGGTATCTGGCAGTTCATGCCCGAGACCGGACGACAATACAACATGAACGTCAATGCCCAGATCGACGATCGCTTCGACCCGATCCTGGCCGCCGACGGCGCGGCACGCTATCTTGCGGCAGCCTATCGCCAGCTCGGCAGCTGGCCGCTGGCCATCACCTCTTACAATCACGGCAAGGGCGGCATGGCCAATGCCAAGAACCAGTACGGCAACGACATCGGACGCATCGTCAAGGAATACAAGGGACCAGCGTTCGGTTTCTCCTCCAGGAACTTCTATGCCGGGTTCATCGCCGCCCGTGAGGTGGCAAGCCATGCAGAACGCTATTTCCCCGAGGGTATCCGCTACGAGCAGCCCTGGAACTACGATCGCATCGTCCTGCGCGACAGCATGCCCGTCGATCACCTGGCCCAGCACTACGGAACCTCCAAGCAACAGCTCGCCGAGTTGAACCTGCATTGGCGCGATCCGGTGATCAAGGGCGAGGCTGACCTCCCAGCCGGAACCACGGTCTGGCTCCCGGCTGGAACGACACGCCGGATCGCTAGTCTGCCTCCCCCCTTCACGAAACCGGTCGTCATCGCCCGTACCGAACCCAAAACACCACCTGTCGCAACACCCGCCGCGATACGTACCGCCGTGGCCAAGACGACACCCACGACCAAACCGATCACCTCGAGCAAGACCTCGGTCGCGGCCAACACCAAGCCCAAGACCCGTTATCACGTGGTCCAGCCGCAGGAGACGCTCTATCGTGTCGCGATCCAGAATGGGATCACGGTTGAAGAATTGCGCAAGCTCAACAAGATGCGTCCAGACGACAACAAGATCACGCCCGGACAAAGGCTCATCGTGGGTCTCTGA
- the glgX gene encoding glycogen debranching protein GlgX translates to MRPLRYRVRPGSWESAGATVMEGGVNFCVLSRYAERMQLLLFEHEESPDPYEVIQLDPRVNRTFFFWHIFVENLPEGTFYNWRAEGRADLRETGSRLDAEKALLDPWATTISDRLWDRAAASRPGDNVETAIRGQVVRDDYDWEDDKPLFIPLNQSVIYEMHVGGFTRHPSSGVTHPGTFAGVIEKIPYLKALGITHVELMPVMAFDTQDVPPKTASLGLENYWGYSTHSFFAPHPGFAVDPRHARDEFRDMVKALHKAGIGVILDVVFNHTAEGGAAGPIISFKAFGNEIFYHLDFEDRSKYRDYTGCGNTLNCNHPLVTRFLIDALLYWTHRMHVDGFRFDLASALARGEDGNPQYHAPVLWAIELAPALNRAHIIAEAWDAAGLYQVGDFPGYRWAEWNGRYRDVMRGFVRGDPGLVPEVATRLAGSSDMYEARGRLPINSINFVTCHDGFTLCDLVSYNCKHNEANGEDNRDGHDHNLSWNCGCEGPTDDVEIQRLRRRQARNFISLLMLSQGVPMLLSGDEVLHTKRGNNNTYCQNNELSWSDWRLVETNRDMLEFVRAMIALRRRHPSLMRDRFLTGRPEYGQTLPDISWHGTQLDQPNWDDPTRRVLAFTLAGRVEDEPPLHAMLNMDSVAHVFELPVIAGRHWCLAVDTYPDGGLVVPPEAQQPLSHPERLRVGPHGVVVLESRPV, encoded by the coding sequence ATGAGGCCACTGAGGTACCGTGTCCGACCAGGCAGTTGGGAGTCGGCGGGGGCCACGGTCATGGAAGGCGGCGTCAATTTCTGCGTGCTGTCGCGCTATGCCGAGCGCATGCAGCTCTTGCTGTTCGAGCACGAGGAGAGCCCGGATCCCTATGAGGTGATCCAGCTCGACCCGCGCGTCAATCGGACCTTCTTCTTCTGGCACATCTTCGTCGAGAACCTGCCCGAGGGCACCTTTTATAACTGGCGCGCCGAGGGACGCGCCGACCTACGCGAGACCGGCAGCCGGCTCGATGCCGAAAAGGCCCTGCTCGACCCCTGGGCGACTACCATCAGCGACCGGCTTTGGGACCGCGCCGCCGCCTCGCGCCCAGGCGACAATGTCGAGACCGCCATCCGTGGCCAGGTCGTGCGCGACGACTACGACTGGGAGGACGACAAACCGCTGTTCATCCCGCTCAATCAGTCCGTCATCTACGAGATGCACGTCGGCGGCTTCACCCGTCACCCCTCGTCCGGCGTGACCCACCCGGGCACCTTCGCCGGCGTTATCGAGAAGATCCCCTATCTCAAGGCACTTGGCATCACCCATGTCGAACTGATGCCGGTCATGGCCTTCGACACCCAGGACGTGCCACCCAAGACCGCCAGCCTGGGGCTGGAGAACTACTGGGGCTACAGCACCCATAGCTTCTTCGCCCCCCATCCGGGGTTCGCCGTGGACCCCCGCCATGCGCGCGACGAGTTCCGCGATATGGTCAAGGCCCTCCACAAGGCCGGGATCGGCGTGATCCTGGACGTGGTCTTCAATCACACCGCCGAGGGCGGCGCAGCCGGTCCGATCATCAGCTTCAAGGCGTTCGGCAACGAGATCTTCTATCACCTCGACTTCGAGGATCGCAGCAAATACCGCGATTACACCGGCTGCGGCAATACCCTGAACTGCAATCACCCGCTGGTAACACGGTTTTTGATCGACGCCCTGCTCTACTGGACGCACCGCATGCACGTCGACGGCTTCCGCTTCGATCTGGCCAGCGCGCTGGCGCGTGGTGAGGACGGCAACCCGCAGTATCATGCCCCGGTGCTCTGGGCGATCGAACTCGCGCCCGCGCTCAATCGTGCCCACATCATCGCCGAGGCCTGGGACGCGGCCGGACTCTACCAGGTCGGCGACTTCCCCGGTTATCGCTGGGCCGAATGGAACGGACGCTATCGCGACGTCATGCGCGGCTTCGTGCGCGGCGACCCCGGATTGGTCCCCGAGGTCGCCACACGCCTGGCCGGATCGAGCGACATGTACGAGGCGCGCGGCCGGCTGCCGATCAACTCGATCAACTTCGTCACCTGTCACGACGGCTTCACCCTGTGCGACCTGGTCAGCTACAACTGCAAGCACAACGAGGCCAACGGCGAGGACAACCGTGACGGTCACGACCACAATCTGAGCTGGAACTGTGGCTGCGAGGGGCCAACCGACGACGTCGAGATCCAGCGCCTAAGGCGCCGCCAGGCACGCAATTTCATCAGTCTCCTGATGTTGAGCCAAGGCGTGCCCATGCTGCTCTCGGGCGATGAGGTGTTGCACACCAAGCGCGGCAACAACAACACCTACTGTCAGAACAACGAACTATCCTGGTCGGATTGGCGGCTGGTCGAGACCAATCGCGACATGCTGGAGTTCGTGCGCGCCATGATCGCGCTGCGCCGGCGTCATCCGTCACTGATGCGCGACCGCTTCCTGACTGGCCGGCCCGAATATGGCCAGACCCTCCCTGACATCAGCTGGCATGGCACCCAGCTCGACCAGCCCAATTGGGACGATCCGACGCGCCGGGTGCTGGCCTTCACCCTGGCCGGCAGGGTCGAGGATGAACCGCCGCTGCATGCCATGCTCAACATGGACAGTGTCGCTCATGTCTTCGAGTTACCGGTCATTGCGGGTCGACATTGGTGTCTTGCGGTCGACACCTATCCGGATGGCGGACTGGTGGTGCCGCCCGAGGCGCAGCAACCGCTCTCCCACCCGGAGAGATTGAGGGTCGGCCCCCATGGCGTTGTGGTGCTGGAGTCGCGTCCGGTGTAA
- a CDS encoding L,D-transpeptidase has translation MTNLKNLVFASASFKTGIFSFIVLGLAGCDGLARLNTKKDAPPEPIVAEDSAGVVTAPESNPLTKIEAPSKEKKLSSPLYEWKGDGRNITRIIINTDEQKARFYSGDEEVGWSTVATGIPKYPTPTGRFQITEKIENKRSNLYGKVYGQGGRVLRSNAKLGRDPIPEGGRFEGADMPFFMRLTDDGVGLHAGPIPNPGQPASHGCIRVPSKMASVLFRHVSNGTDVTIEGKGPSYGDYVAKQRAEAARRAEARRLAEEKRAAEAQKAQQIAEAMPTPQASGLPKPATNAEMPEAHAVAKDAAALADQTLDAANAREAHLREPEVQPEGASAQPAQTMPALAPEAAKPVPPASEPPPTVAAPPKNPPTPADTPQPPAPAQPAPEILEAPAPSPAAAPAKMSDPAPKPDEPTPNPVPANPEPPATPAATPTNSAT, from the coding sequence ATGACCAACCTCAAAAACCTCGTCTTTGCGTCGGCTTCGTTCAAGACCGGCATCTTCTCATTCATCGTGCTCGGACTGGCGGGGTGCGATGGACTTGCGCGCCTCAACACCAAAAAGGACGCGCCGCCCGAGCCCATTGTCGCCGAGGATTCGGCGGGGGTCGTCACAGCTCCAGAGTCTAATCCGCTCACCAAGATCGAGGCGCCCTCGAAAGAAAAAAAACTGTCGAGTCCACTCTATGAGTGGAAGGGTGATGGACGCAACATCACCCGCATCATCATCAATACCGATGAACAGAAGGCTCGTTTCTATTCGGGAGACGAGGAGGTCGGTTGGAGCACGGTGGCGACCGGGATCCCCAAGTATCCGACCCCGACCGGTCGCTTCCAGATCACCGAAAAGATCGAGAACAAGCGCTCAAATCTCTATGGCAAGGTCTATGGCCAGGGTGGTCGCGTTCTGCGCTCCAACGCCAAGCTCGGGCGCGACCCGATCCCCGAAGGCGGGCGTTTCGAGGGGGCAGACATGCCCTTTTTCATGCGCCTGACCGATGATGGTGTGGGCCTGCATGCCGGCCCCATCCCCAACCCGGGTCAGCCAGCCTCGCACGGCTGTATCCGGGTCCCGAGCAAGATGGCGTCTGTATTGTTCCGTCATGTGTCGAATGGGACGGACGTGACCATCGAGGGCAAGGGGCCGAGCTACGGCGACTATGTCGCCAAACAACGCGCTGAGGCCGCACGCCGTGCCGAGGCGCGCCGGCTGGCCGAAGAGAAGCGTGCCGCCGAGGCCCAGAAGGCACAACAGATCGCCGAGGCCATGCCGACACCGCAGGCGTCCGGTCTGCCCAAGCCCGCGACCAACGCCGAGATGCCCGAAGCCCATGCCGTCGCCAAGGACGCGGCGGCCTTGGCGGACCAGACACTCGATGCCGCGAACGCACGCGAGGCGCATCTGCGTGAACCTGAGGTCCAGCCAGAGGGCGCATCGGCGCAACCCGCCCAGACGATGCCTGCTTTAGCGCCTGAAGCCGCCAAGCCGGTGCCCCCTGCCAGCGAGCCGCCGCCGACCGTCGCGGCGCCCCCAAAGAACCCGCCCACGCCGGCGGACACACCCCAGCCGCCAGCCCCCGCCCAGCCGGCGCCCGAGATCCTGGAGGCGCCGGCCCCAAGCCCCGCGGCGGCGCCGGCGAAGATGAGTGATCCTGCGCCCAAACCGGACGAACCGACACCGAACCCGGTTCCCGCCAATCCCGAACCGCCGGCGACACCAGCGGCCACGCCAACCAACAGCGCAACCTGA
- a CDS encoding aminotransferase class V-fold PLP-dependent enzyme, translating into MCDEFQLDPGLCHLNHAAVAPWPRRALVAVTGFAEENVRQGSLGYPAWLAVEQRLRARLAWLIGAEQPSDIALVKNTSEALSVIAHGLHWTPGDSVVGIAQEFPSNRLVWESLADQGVTWRALDLDDSSDPEADLIALCDDSTRMIAVSWVQYASGLRLDLERLGAWCRAHDILLCVDAIQGLGALPFDLKRFQADFVVADGHKWMLGPEGLALLYVRPERRERLRLHQFGWHMVEEVGDFERTDWTPARDARRFECGSPNLLGAHALEASLSLLAEIGMDEVWRRVQARTDHLIALIDARGFELLTPRAPERRAGIISFRVPGESSSRLHQALLARRVLCAQRGGGIRFSPHFYTPLETLERAMRILDTILE; encoded by the coding sequence ATGTGTGACGAGTTCCAGCTCGACCCTGGCCTCTGCCATCTGAACCATGCCGCCGTCGCCCCCTGGCCAAGGCGCGCCCTGGTGGCGGTGACAGGTTTCGCCGAGGAGAACGTGCGTCAGGGGTCGCTCGGCTATCCGGCCTGGCTCGCCGTCGAGCAGCGTCTGCGCGCGCGTCTGGCCTGGCTGATCGGTGCCGAGCAACCATCCGACATCGCCCTGGTCAAGAATACGTCCGAGGCACTGTCGGTCATCGCGCACGGCCTGCACTGGACGCCGGGCGACAGCGTCGTTGGGATCGCCCAGGAGTTTCCATCCAACCGCCTGGTCTGGGAGTCGCTGGCCGATCAGGGCGTGACCTGGCGTGCGCTGGACCTGGACGACTCCAGTGATCCCGAGGCGGATCTGATCGCGCTGTGCGATGACTCGACCCGGATGATCGCCGTAAGCTGGGTGCAGTACGCCTCGGGTCTGCGGCTGGATCTGGAGCGGCTCGGTGCCTGGTGTCGAGCCCATGACATCCTGCTGTGTGTGGATGCCATCCAGGGTTTGGGCGCCCTGCCCTTCGACCTCAAGCGCTTTCAGGCCGATTTCGTCGTCGCCGATGGGCACAAATGGATGCTCGGCCCCGAGGGGCTGGCGCTGCTCTATGTCCGTCCCGAGCGGCGCGAACGCCTGAGGCTGCACCAGTTCGGCTGGCACATGGTCGAGGAGGTGGGCGACTTCGAGCGCACCGACTGGACGCCGGCCCGGGACGCGCGCCGCTTTGAGTGCGGCAGCCCCAATCTGCTCGGGGCGCACGCCCTGGAGGCCAGCCTGTCGCTGCTGGCCGAGATCGGGATGGACGAGGTCTGGCGACGGGTGCAGGCACGGACGGATCATCTCATCGCCCTGATCGATGCGCGCGGGTTCGAGCTACTCACGCCCCGCGCCCCTGAACGACGCGCCGGGATCATCAGCTTCCGGGTCCCGGGCGAGTCGTCATCCAGGCTCCATCAGGCGCTCCTGGCGCGGCGCGTCCTCTGTGCCCAGCGCGGCGGCGGCATTCGTTTCTCGCCGCATTTTTATACGCCCCTCGAAACCCTAGAGCGCGCCATGCGTATTCTTGACACCATCCTTGAGTAA
- a CDS encoding sulfur reduction protein DsrS, translating to MDLSHEDSLRLHVLLASQPLAIRIDEVRMRVQGLTERGESSVQLNPNTAPERYLRRVRELISGQVLGSPGGYPVYLSRWTRLGQMRAESLAQLLLLGEPEAVVAAVGSPGLTDELARRAWWAMEDAGNARRMLANPRVRDGRMGPVLAEYLFQYLPFETDPEAMMESVRLILQPGLLDDERRRDLWMRAARKPAWLVGFLRAGPDDWPEVRPARPVPESLRSLAADADPVAGLLARLYASSGQGYLKTVARILDKPPNQEVLLAVFDCLRATFAPVRPEAPSDLGFEALTQDADDFPHSNPQGRELMDLCPDCRAELQAMRFLSGVGYALIRPLLSDPTTQGTLMRRKLAPLLDAVLSRIACLTR from the coding sequence ATGGATCTCAGTCACGAGGACAGTCTGCGGCTCCATGTCCTGCTGGCCAGCCAACCGCTGGCCATCCGCATCGACGAGGTTCGGATGCGGGTCCAGGGCCTGACCGAGCGCGGTGAGTCGAGTGTCCAGCTCAATCCCAACACTGCACCCGAGCGTTATCTGCGTCGGGTGCGCGAATTGATCTCTGGTCAGGTGTTGGGCTCGCCCGGCGGCTATCCGGTCTATCTCAGCCGCTGGACCCGGCTGGGACAGATGCGCGCCGAGAGTCTGGCGCAACTGCTGCTGCTCGGTGAGCCGGAGGCTGTGGTCGCGGCCGTCGGCTCGCCCGGGCTGACCGACGAGCTGGCGCGCCGTGCCTGGTGGGCGATGGAGGACGCCGGCAATGCACGCCGGATGCTGGCCAATCCGCGCGTGCGCGATGGGCGCATGGGGCCAGTTTTGGCCGAGTATCTGTTCCAGTATCTACCGTTCGAGACCGACCCGGAGGCGATGATGGAGAGCGTGCGCCTGATCCTGCAACCTGGTCTGCTCGATGATGAACGACGGCGCGATCTTTGGATGCGTGCCGCACGCAAGCCGGCTTGGCTGGTAGGGTTTCTGCGTGCCGGACCCGATGACTGGCCGGAAGTCCGACCGGCACGCCCGGTCCCGGAATCGCTGAGGTCACTGGCCGCCGACGCCGATCCGGTCGCTGGCCTCTTGGCGCGACTCTATGCGTCTTCCGGTCAGGGTTATCTCAAGACGGTGGCGCGGATTCTCGACAAGCCGCCCAATCAGGAGGTCTTGCTCGCCGTGTTCGACTGTCTGCGCGCGACCTTCGCGCCCGTGCGTCCAGAGGCTCCATCCGATCTCGGGTTTGAGGCCCTGACGCAGGATGCCGATGACTTCCCGCATTCCAACCCGCAGGGACGTGAACTGATGGACCTCTGTCCCGACTGTCGGGCCGAACTCCAGGCCATGCGCTTTCTGTCCGGCGTCGGCTATGCCCTGATCCGGCCGCTGCTGTCAGACCCAACCACCCAGGGCACACTCATGCGCCGTAAACTTGCGCCCCTGCTCGATGCCGTCTTGAGCCGGATCGCCTGTCTGACGCGCTGA
- a CDS encoding HesB/IscA family protein — MFKLTPAAADQVFKAAKQGGTEGLCLRLAAGRNPDGSIDYRMGFDEPTEDDIRLTSEGVDVVIAPEYVPLLDQTVMDYVELEPGQFHFIFLNPKDPTYRPPSDG, encoded by the coding sequence ATGTTCAAGCTGACACCCGCCGCCGCTGACCAAGTCTTCAAGGCGGCCAAGCAAGGTGGCACCGAGGGACTTTGCCTGCGTCTGGCCGCCGGACGGAATCCAGACGGGAGCATCGACTACCGCATGGGGTTCGACGAACCTACAGAGGACGACATCCGACTGACCAGCGAGGGCGTAGATGTCGTGATCGCGCCCGAGTACGTGCCGCTGCTCGATCAGACGGTCATGGATTATGTCGAGCTGGAGCCGGGGCAGTTCCATTTCATCTTCCTCAATCCCAAGGATCCGACCTATCGACCGCCGAGCGACGGCTGA
- a CDS encoding Maf family protein — MSPPPLILASTSPYRRTLLERLGLPFATAAPEVDERPHPGESPSDLVQRLAAAKARAVAAHHPDALIIGSDQVACLDDAILGKPGDHTTAIAQLEHASGRCVLFLTGLCVLDARSGQAQILVEPFRVHFRALSRARIEGYLERERPYDCAGSFRSEGLGIALFERLEGDDPNALIGLPLIRLIPLLEAAGHYPLGC, encoded by the coding sequence ATGAGTCCTCCACCGCTGATCCTCGCCTCGACCTCGCCCTACCGACGCACCCTGCTCGAACGGCTTGGGCTCCCCTTTGCTACCGCCGCGCCTGAGGTCGATGAGCGTCCTCATCCAGGCGAATCGCCGTCGGACCTGGTCCAACGGCTCGCCGCGGCCAAGGCGCGCGCCGTGGCGGCACATCATCCGGACGCGCTCATCATCGGCTCGGATCAGGTCGCCTGTCTCGATGACGCCATCCTCGGCAAACCCGGCGATCACACCACGGCCATCGCCCAACTGGAGCATGCCTCGGGTCGCTGCGTGCTGTTCCTGACCGGACTCTGTGTGCTCGATGCGCGCAGCGGGCAGGCCCAGATCCTGGTCGAGCCGTTCCGGGTGCACTTCCGCGCGCTCAGCCGCGCGCGCATCGAAGGCTATCTCGAACGCGAGCGCCCCTATGACTGCGCCGGCAGTTTCAGGTCTGAGGGCCTCGGGATTGCCCTCTTCGAGCGTCTGGAAGGCGACGATCCCAATGCACTCATCGGACTGCCGCTGATCCGGCTTATCCCCCTGCTGGAGGCCGCCGGCCACTATCCGCTTGGCTGTTGA